A stretch of the Desulfobacter sp. genome encodes the following:
- the nrfD gene encoding polysulfide reductase NrfD, translated as MDSALIPEGAKRCEFPKFMIGMAIVGAVLLWGVYAMFLCWFKGLNQTNMNDYYGFALWIWADLAVIAVGGGAFFTGLLKYIFKIDELKNIINFAVIIGFICYSSALLILAIDIGQPLRGWFIFWHANVHSMLTEVAFCLSCYFAVLTIEFIPNILENRQANKVPFFHHLAHNMHGVMAVFAATGAFLSFFHQGSLGGVAGVMFGRPFAVREGLLIWPWTFFLFTWSAAAFGPCFTLLVTKITEMVTGKKLVSDKTVHLLAKISGWMITTYIIAKIIDTIYWATVTVPSLGFTLDHFFSNNAFYGYWILVAEIIVGGVVPGLLLVFKSTRENPTTRTIAIILGVIGVCLNRWVMVLQIMAVPVMSFDTWALYIPSWQEVATTVLPVAYGIMLIAVAYRYLPVFPQEPELNKPVEAAE; from the coding sequence ATGGATTCTGCATTAATACCTGAAGGCGCAAAACGGTGCGAATTCCCCAAGTTTATGATCGGGATGGCCATTGTGGGTGCCGTCCTGCTCTGGGGCGTTTATGCCATGTTCCTTTGCTGGTTTAAGGGCTTAAACCAGACCAATATGAACGATTATTACGGGTTTGCCCTCTGGATCTGGGCAGACTTGGCGGTCATTGCTGTGGGTGGCGGAGCGTTTTTTACAGGTCTGCTCAAATATATTTTTAAAATCGATGAGCTGAAAAATATCATCAATTTTGCCGTGATCATCGGATTTATCTGCTATTCTTCGGCCCTGTTGATCCTGGCCATTGATATTGGACAGCCTTTGCGCGGCTGGTTCATCTTCTGGCATGCCAATGTTCATTCCATGCTCACCGAGGTGGCCTTTTGTCTCTCCTGCTACTTTGCCGTGCTGACCATTGAGTTCATTCCCAATATCCTGGAAAACCGTCAGGCTAACAAGGTGCCTTTTTTTCACCATCTGGCCCATAACATGCACGGGGTTATGGCTGTTTTTGCCGCCACCGGCGCATTTTTGAGCTTTTTCCACCAGGGCTCTCTGGGCGGGGTTGCCGGTGTCATGTTCGGACGTCCCTTTGCCGTGCGTGAAGGCCTTTTGATCTGGCCCTGGACCTTTTTCCTCTTTACCTGGTCTGCTGCGGCCTTTGGCCCCTGCTTTACCCTGTTGGTGACCAAAATAACAGAAATGGTGACCGGGAAGAAACTGGTCTCGGATAAAACCGTTCATCTTCTGGCAAAGATTTCAGGCTGGATGATCACCACCTATATCATTGCCAAGATAATCGACACCATTTACTGGGCCACCGTGACCGTGCCCAGCCTTGGATTTACCCTGGATCATTTTTTCAGCAACAATGCCTTTTACGGATATTGGATCCTGGTTGCTGAAATTATTGTCGGTGGTGTGGTTCCCGGGCTGCTTCTGGTCTTCAAAAGTACCCGTGAAAACCCAACAACCCGGACCATTGCCATCATCCTCGGGGTGATCGGCGTCTGTCTGAACCGGTGGGTGATGGTGCTTCAGATCATGGCCGTACCGGTCATGTCCTTTGATACCTGGGCCTTGTATATCCCGTCCTGGCAGGAAGTGGCCACCACGGTTCTGCCCGTTGCCTACGGCATTATGCTCATTGCCGTAGCTTACAGGTATCTGCCGGTATTTCCCCAGGAACCTGAACTGAACAAGCCTGTTGAGGCTGCAGAATAA
- a CDS encoding Hsp20/alpha crystallin family protein, protein MRLVKYNPLNDFSVFQNTFNDFFTDPVFKSAGPRPLSSAVDIVSTDETVLLFVELPGLKKEDIQVNIEDKVLTISGERKDTAEDTKENYLRRERKFGQFKRAFTLSDEILSDEVTADYVDGVLKVTLKKETTPQEVKQITVN, encoded by the coding sequence ATGAGACTTGTAAAATATAACCCTTTAAACGATTTTAGCGTTTTCCAAAATACGTTCAATGATTTTTTCACCGATCCTGTGTTCAAATCAGCAGGCCCCAGGCCGTTAAGTTCTGCTGTGGATATCGTGAGTACAGATGAAACCGTTCTGCTGTTCGTGGAACTGCCCGGCCTGAAAAAAGAGGATATCCAGGTCAACATCGAAGACAAGGTGCTGACCATTTCAGGAGAACGCAAAGACACAGCCGAGGATACAAAAGAAAATTACCTTAGGCGGGAAAGAAAATTCGGCCAGTTTAAACGGGCCTTTACCCTGTCTGACGAAATCCTCAGTGATGAGGTCACAGCCGACTATGTTGACGGGGTGCTGAAGGTGACCCTTAAAAAAGAGACCACACCCCAGGAAGTCAAACAGATCACAGTCAACTGA
- a CDS encoding Na/Pi cotransporter family protein, which yields MDIAGILIKTLGGLGLFILGMKMMTEGLQATAGQKIRSILEAISSNRIIGCITGAGVTAMVQSSSATTVMLIGFVSAGIMSLEQAVGVVIGANVGTTITGQLIAFKLTEAALPAIALGVGLKYFSKKRRYRHIGDIILGFGLLFFGMAVMKNGLAPIKTDPQFISYFTKFSTESVGGLLLCVAMGAALTVAVQSSSATVGLTMALATSGLLSFPTALALVLGENIGTTITAQLATLGSQNREAHQTANAHTIFNVAGVGIILIIFPYFVEVVQHLTLNMGAGPVDHRVNNEYINASRYIANGHTLFNVINALVFLALLPKLVKLTVFLSPKLKDSKERYNLPQFDASFMDSPIGALAKVKGEIINYADYVSMNNKKVSACLARRDDDVLGEREAVETHIDDCQKIIISYLTTIYQGEVNEPEAKEISEMMRITNNIERIGDSMENISKMLEKVYDANIQFSDQAISDLVAISHQSDLFLDLVVNEMKEKSQGFYKKALANEDLIDQMRENMRSQHIQRLRAGDCSVDAGVFFIALVSSYEKMGDYCYNVATGINRII from the coding sequence GTGGACATAGCAGGCATATTGATCAAAACGTTGGGCGGGCTGGGGCTATTCATTCTCGGCATGAAAATGATGACCGAAGGTCTCCAGGCCACTGCCGGTCAGAAAATTAGAAGCATTCTGGAAGCCATCTCGTCCAACCGGATTATAGGCTGTATCACAGGGGCCGGCGTTACTGCCATGGTCCAGTCCTCATCAGCCACCACCGTGATGCTCATCGGTTTTGTCAGTGCCGGGATTATGTCCCTTGAGCAGGCCGTGGGCGTGGTCATCGGTGCCAATGTGGGTACCACCATTACAGGACAGCTGATTGCATTTAAACTCACTGAGGCGGCCTTGCCGGCCATTGCCCTTGGCGTGGGACTTAAATATTTTTCAAAAAAGCGGCGTTACCGTCATATCGGTGATATCATCCTCGGGTTTGGCCTGCTCTTTTTCGGCATGGCCGTGATGAAAAATGGCCTGGCCCCCATTAAAACCGATCCCCAGTTCATCTCCTATTTTACAAAATTTTCTACGGAAAGTGTCGGCGGACTATTGCTTTGCGTGGCCATGGGAGCGGCTTTAACCGTGGCAGTTCAATCCTCTTCTGCAACCGTGGGGCTGACCATGGCCCTGGCAACCTCGGGCCTGTTAAGTTTTCCCACGGCCCTGGCCCTGGTTCTCGGGGAAAATATCGGCACCACCATCACGGCACAATTGGCCACCCTTGGATCCCAGAACAGGGAAGCCCACCAGACCGCCAATGCCCATACTATTTTCAATGTTGCCGGCGTGGGCATTATTTTAATTATCTTTCCTTATTTTGTGGAGGTGGTACAACATCTTACCCTGAATATGGGTGCCGGGCCAGTGGATCATCGGGTCAACAATGAGTACATCAATGCCTCAAGGTATATTGCCAATGGGCATACGCTTTTCAACGTGATCAATGCCTTGGTTTTTCTGGCCTTACTGCCTAAATTGGTCAAACTCACAGTTTTTTTGTCTCCTAAATTAAAAGATTCAAAAGAGCGGTACAATCTGCCCCAGTTTGATGCAAGTTTTATGGACTCGCCCATTGGTGCGCTTGCAAAGGTAAAAGGGGAGATTATCAATTATGCCGATTATGTGAGTATGAATAATAAAAAGGTCTCGGCCTGCCTGGCCCGGAGGGATGACGATGTCCTCGGGGAAAGAGAGGCGGTTGAAACCCATATTGATGACTGCCAGAAAATAATTATTTCCTATCTGACCACCATCTACCAGGGGGAGGTCAATGAGCCCGAGGCCAAGGAGATTTCGGAAATGATGCGCATCACAAATAATATTGAACGCATCGGGGATTCCATGGAAAATATCTCCAAAATGCTTGAAAAAGTATATGATGCCAATATCCAGTTCAGTGATCAGGCAATCAGCGATCTTGTGGCCATTTCACACCAGTCAGACCTGTTTCTTGATCTTGTGGTCAATGAAATGAAGGAAAAATCCCAGGGGTTTTATAAAAAAGCATTGGCCAATGAGGATCTCATTGATCAGATGAGGGAAAATATGCGGTCCCAGCATATTCAACGCTTGAGAGCCGGAGATTGCTCTGTGGATGCAGGGGTGTTTTTCATCGCCCTGGTCTCCTCCTATGAAAAGATGGGAGATTATTGCTATAATGTGGCAACCGGTATCAACCGGATCATCTAA
- a CDS encoding alpha/beta fold hydrolase yields MKEVLTIEHQGKKRQIQFEWQGQGDPENPTLVFLHQGLGSLESFKDIPKQLSKACQCNTFTYSRLGYGQSDPISLPRKINYLHVEALRILPKILAAAKIKSHIIVGHSDGGSIGLIYAGSDRAKNLKAMVSLAAHVFCEPITLKGIQKTKERYQKGNLKSKLSRIHGQNTDTAFWGWNQVWLSPGFCHWNIERYLKSIDLPVLAIQGTMDPYGTQAQLKAMNKGIKNCKTWLLDHCYHDPFMEQPKQTLAAITQFLGSILPEQIKTDQIKS; encoded by the coding sequence ATGAAAGAGGTTCTGACCATTGAGCATCAAGGGAAAAAAAGACAAATCCAATTTGAATGGCAAGGCCAGGGTGATCCTGAAAATCCAACCCTGGTCTTTCTTCACCAGGGCCTTGGCAGTCTTGAGTCGTTCAAGGATATTCCAAAACAATTGTCAAAAGCCTGCCAGTGCAATACATTTACCTATTCCCGCTTAGGCTATGGCCAGTCAGACCCAATATCGCTTCCCCGAAAAATAAATTATCTGCACGTTGAAGCCCTCCGGATCCTGCCGAAAATTTTAGCCGCAGCCAAAATCAAATCCCATATTATTGTGGGCCATTCAGACGGCGGGTCCATTGGCCTGATTTACGCCGGCTCTGACAGGGCGAAAAATCTTAAGGCCATGGTCAGCCTGGCTGCCCATGTTTTTTGCGAACCCATTACCTTGAAAGGTATCCAAAAAACAAAAGAACGTTACCAAAAAGGAAATCTAAAATCAAAATTGTCACGCATCCACGGCCAAAACACAGACACCGCCTTTTGGGGATGGAACCAGGTCTGGCTGTCGCCCGGGTTTTGCCACTGGAACATTGAGCGGTACCTTAAATCCATTGACCTGCCGGTTCTGGCCATTCAGGGCACCATGGATCCTTACGGTACACAGGCACAGCTAAAGGCTATGAACAAGGGCATCAAGAATTGTAAAACCTGGCTTTTGGACCACTGCTACCATGATCCATTTATGGAACAGCCCAAACAGACCCTGGCAGCCATAACCCAATTTTTGGGCTCAATCCTTCCAGAACAAATAAAGACAGATCAAATAAAGAGCTAA
- a CDS encoding DUF1232 domain-containing protein produces the protein MNPRLKIILILFGLAYLISPFDLIPDLLVPWVGWIDDSLVLWSVYYLIRYGELPWFLFKKKAGTPFSGRPQGNKASGRPKPNQAESDQAESGSKTQSRARPKNRPKSKANPKEQGQDPHKILGVPKTAAWSEIQEAYKIKIKQYHPDKLSHLGDEFSALANEKFLEIQAA, from the coding sequence ATGAATCCGAGACTGAAAATCATCCTCATCCTTTTTGGACTGGCCTATCTTATATCCCCTTTTGATCTTATTCCGGACCTGCTTGTGCCCTGGGTGGGATGGATTGACGACAGCCTGGTTCTCTGGTCGGTCTATTACCTGATCCGGTACGGGGAACTGCCCTGGTTTTTGTTCAAAAAAAAGGCCGGCACCCCTTTTTCCGGCAGGCCCCAGGGAAACAAGGCATCAGGCAGACCAAAACCAAATCAGGCAGAATCGGATCAGGCAGAATCAGGCTCAAAAACCCAATCCCGGGCCAGGCCCAAAAACAGACCCAAATCAAAGGCAAACCCCAAGGAACAAGGACAGGATCCCCATAAAATCCTGGGCGTTCCTAAAACCGCTGCCTGGTCCGAGATCCAGGAGGCATATAAAATCAAAATCAAGCAGTACCACCCGGACAAACTCTCCCATCTCGGAGATGAATTTTCCGCACTTGCCAATGAAAAATTCCTGGAAATCCAGGCAGCCTAA
- the dapB gene encoding dihydrodipicolinate reductase, which produces MKTIPVMINGLPGNVARIMASAAIKDSRFLLVPFSLTGEDVDDKSLIVETKKISLVKPSVRDQEIKQILKTYPECICVDYTHPSAVNANAQFYTRNNIPFVMGTTGGDRDQLEAVVKQSLTPAVIAPNMAKQIVGFQAMMEFAANTFPGLFKGYTLEVRESHQQGKADTSGTAKAMVSYFNTLGAEFNIAEIQQIRDPKIQETEWKIPKQHLGGHGWHTYTLKAEDGSSLFEFKHNINGREIYVSGTLDAVVFLSTKICAKDNDKRLYSMIDVMTQNG; this is translated from the coding sequence ATGAAAACCATCCCTGTAATGATTAACGGACTTCCCGGCAATGTGGCCCGGATCATGGCCTCTGCCGCCATTAAAGACTCCCGATTTCTTCTTGTCCCCTTTTCCCTCACAGGAGAGGATGTGGACGATAAAAGCCTGATAGTTGAGACAAAAAAGATTTCCCTTGTCAAACCCAGTGTCCGGGATCAGGAGATCAAACAAATTTTAAAGACCTATCCTGAATGTATCTGCGTGGACTATACCCATCCCAGTGCGGTCAATGCCAATGCCCAATTTTATACCCGGAATAATATCCCCTTTGTCATGGGCACCACCGGCGGAGACCGGGATCAACTTGAAGCCGTGGTGAAACAATCTTTGACCCCTGCTGTCATTGCACCGAACATGGCCAAACAGATTGTCGGGTTCCAGGCCATGATGGAATTTGCCGCCAACACTTTTCCCGGACTCTTTAAAGGATATACCCTTGAAGTCAGGGAAAGCCACCAGCAGGGCAAGGCTGACACCTCAGGCACAGCCAAGGCCATGGTCTCTTATTTCAACACCCTGGGGGCTGAGTTTAATATCGCTGAGATCCAGCAAATCCGGGACCCCAAGATCCAGGAAACCGAATGGAAAATCCCCAAACAACATTTGGGGGGGCATGGGTGGCATACCTATACCCTGAAGGCAGAGGACGGCTCTTCATTGTTTGAGTTCAAACACAATATCAACGGCAGAGAGATCTATGTCAGCGGCACCCTTGATGCGGTTGTCTTCTTGTCCACAAAAATTTGTGCAAAGGACAACGACAAACGCCTTTACTCCATGATTGATGTGATGACCCAGAACGGATAA
- a CDS encoding phosphotransferase, with product MKALILAAGFGTRLLPHTRTLPKPLFTINNHPVLDRVIGQLKDVGCSQIFINTHHLSDKIRDFISAHPEQQAIELVHEPVILDTGGAIANLKDQLSDDDFILVNADIVWDLDLAAVIQAHKSSGALATLVVHDFYKFNKLLVNHENQILDFDQSPDKGLAFTGIQVLNPKIFDHMDQARIFSSVDLYKSLCPSGKVYACTVKDHYWTDIGTPKTYEETSRQCMAAKIFNLPYSVINKIKICPLAGDGSDRNWFRAVYRDQSLVLSDHGITENQPENLAQVVAFVAIGQHLNRLNLQVPKILGNDRISGQVALEDLGDTHLANMIKGKDEPTLLFWYQQVIDGLVRFSREGIREFNPEWTCQTPTYSKSLILDMECRYFLEAFIKGYLGKDVSWQDYEAAFIHIADNALIHGVSGLMHRDMQSKNIMVHKNRVWFIDFQSARQGPIQYDLASLLIDPYVTLAPKIQEKLMTYALSRLKINAKSQKAEFVHSFKYCCLTRNLQILGAFGFLTRNKNKPGFESHIPAALTGLKGRLEAMDSKALNPLTRLVNQIIRSEYENHPCND from the coding sequence ATGAAAGCACTGATACTGGCCGCAGGATTCGGCACACGGCTGTTGCCCCATACCCGCACCCTGCCCAAGCCCTTGTTCACCATCAACAATCACCCCGTGCTTGACCGGGTCATAGGCCAGCTCAAGGATGTGGGGTGCAGTCAAATTTTTATCAACACCCACCACCTGTCAGATAAAATTCGCGACTTTATCAGCGCCCATCCTGAACAGCAAGCGATTGAACTGGTTCATGAGCCTGTCATTCTGGATACCGGCGGGGCCATTGCCAATTTAAAAGACCAGCTCTCAGACGATGATTTTATTCTGGTCAACGCAGACATTGTCTGGGACCTTGATTTAGCTGCCGTGATTCAGGCACACAAGTCATCCGGGGCCCTGGCCACCTTAGTGGTTCATGATTTTTACAAATTCAATAAACTTTTGGTGAATCATGAAAACCAGATCCTTGATTTTGACCAGTCTCCTGACAAAGGGTTGGCCTTTACCGGTATCCAGGTTCTGAACCCGAAAATTTTTGACCATATGGACCAGGCCCGCATTTTTTCAAGTGTTGATCTGTATAAATCCCTTTGTCCTTCCGGCAAAGTTTATGCCTGTACGGTAAAAGATCACTATTGGACAGATATCGGCACCCCAAAAACCTATGAAGAGACCAGCCGTCAGTGTATGGCAGCAAAGATTTTCAACCTGCCCTATTCTGTGATCAATAAAATTAAGATATGTCCTCTGGCAGGAGACGGGTCGGACAGAAACTGGTTCAGGGCGGTTTACCGGGATCAAAGCCTTGTTTTGTCAGACCACGGCATTACAGAGAACCAACCAGAGAATCTTGCCCAGGTCGTAGCTTTTGTGGCCATTGGTCAACACTTAAACCGCCTGAACCTTCAGGTCCCCAAAATTCTGGGCAACGACAGAATATCGGGCCAGGTGGCCTTAGAAGACCTTGGGGATACCCATCTTGCAAATATGATCAAAGGAAAAGATGAACCCACCCTATTGTTCTGGTATCAACAGGTCATTGACGGGCTGGTCCGGTTTTCAAGGGAAGGGATCCGGGAATTTAACCCGGAGTGGACCTGTCAGACCCCAACCTATTCAAAGTCTCTGATCCTGGACATGGAATGCCGCTATTTTCTTGAGGCCTTTATCAAGGGGTATCTTGGAAAAGATGTTTCCTGGCAGGACTATGAAGCCGCGTTCATCCATATTGCAGACAATGCCCTGATTCACGGCGTTTCAGGCTTGATGCACAGGGATATGCAGTCAAAAAACATCATGGTCCACAAAAACCGGGTCTGGTTTATCGACTTTCAGTCTGCCCGCCAGGGCCCGATTCAATATGATCTGGCCTCACTTTTAATTGATCCCTATGTGACTCTGGCGCCCAAAATTCAGGAAAAACTGATGACCTATGCCCTGTCCAGACTCAAGATAAACGCCAAATCCCAGAAGGCCGAATTTGTACACAGCTTCAAGTACTGCTGCCTGACCCGGAATCTTCAGATCCTGGGCGCATTTGGTTTTTTAACCCGAAACAAAAACAAACCCGGGTTTGAATCCCATATTCCCGCGGCCCTGACAGGGCTTAAAGGCAGGCTTGAGGCCATGGATTCAAAAGCCTTAAACCCCTTAACCCGGCTTGTAAACCAAATTATAAGGAGTGAATATGAAAACCATCCCTGTAATGATTAA
- a CDS encoding 1-acyl-sn-glycerol-3-phosphate acyltransferase: MSLVQPIKKLATQIRSKIRQSIDCLLNGTHEYYTSFYPGNQSYVIKKIITHLVKKIPLDDHNLDKIKGIDPENIVVFACKNKRIFDFLFFHTRLKSMALPYPELGFDLRFFFLLPVKRVCRILLAHLDYFFHHFQIQDIYTSGFAQKTLVNQKAGFVSLIEEDDFYNRFIKATPDPLYQLIELQKQIDRSVVIVPEDIVYITKPMHKDPGLADIIFGTHEKPGLIKRIFTLIRTPDKMRVEVARPVDLKEFINRPEIERLDAEFQTHRLRSYLVDILNRQRKSITGPVLKSRQEITEDILTRKSLREFLAEHAAKTNTPLRRVNKKAAAYINEIAANYNLRVINFLNWILTWVFHNIFEGLSVNQDEINRMREKYTQAPLILIPCHKSHLDYLLLPYVMFKNNMPCPHIAAGKNLSFWPLGPIFRGGGAFFLRRTFKGAELYTRIFAAYLEKLLYEGFNIKIYIEGGRSRTGKLLSPRPGGLAMIIKAYLNGTCDDLYFVPIYVGYDRVLEEDAYLKEIEGGQKSPETLKGLLNTRKFLKKKYGKVYLKFDEPLSMNGYLKEKNINLKRATQTEYMDFVKGFGYKMINAINENTVATPHGIIASAILNCSKNTFTQKQMLERVNTYMNLLTFNNAYLSDTLIMDQDNAFDSVIQNFLSRNFIELADEDEEEITDITALIVKHNKRAILDYYKNSVICFFVPAAYTAVAILETDQFKFVLSDLVLRYKFLLKMFTDEFSFDEEITAEEKISLVVKGFINEGILVPDPDMADQLNLTSEGLRKLKWFAAFLIPFLESYKTCLLFLEKKKTDKYDVKERAKKILSFGGKLYKRNQVVRKESISLINYRNAANYFARNNINGSGDQIQIDEYKTIIDRLSRLIAG, encoded by the coding sequence ATGAGCCTTGTGCAACCCATAAAAAAACTGGCGACCCAGATCAGAAGTAAAATACGTCAATCCATTGACTGCCTGCTCAACGGCACCCATGAATACTACACAAGCTTTTACCCTGGAAACCAAAGCTATGTCATAAAAAAAATCATCACCCATCTGGTTAAAAAAATCCCTTTAGACGACCACAACCTGGATAAAATCAAAGGAATTGACCCAGAAAATATTGTTGTTTTTGCCTGTAAAAACAAACGTATTTTTGACTTTTTATTTTTCCACACCCGGCTTAAATCCATGGCACTGCCCTATCCGGAACTGGGGTTTGATCTAAGATTTTTCTTTCTTCTCCCGGTAAAACGGGTCTGCCGGATCCTTTTGGCCCATCTGGATTATTTTTTCCATCATTTTCAAATCCAGGATATCTATACCTCGGGCTTTGCCCAGAAAACGCTTGTGAATCAAAAGGCCGGGTTTGTCAGCCTGATCGAAGAAGACGATTTTTATAACCGCTTTATAAAGGCCACGCCTGATCCCCTATACCAACTCATAGAACTGCAAAAACAAATTGACCGCTCCGTTGTCATTGTTCCCGAAGACATCGTTTATATCACCAAACCCATGCACAAGGACCCGGGTCTGGCTGACATTATTTTTGGCACCCATGAAAAGCCGGGCCTTATCAAACGGATTTTTACCCTGATCCGAACCCCAGACAAAATGCGGGTGGAGGTGGCAAGGCCGGTGGATCTTAAAGAATTCATCAACCGCCCTGAGATCGAACGTCTGGATGCGGAATTCCAGACCCACAGACTGAGAAGCTATCTTGTGGATATACTCAACCGCCAGCGAAAATCCATTACAGGACCTGTGCTTAAATCCCGCCAGGAAATTACCGAGGACATACTCACCCGCAAATCCCTTCGGGAATTTCTAGCAGAACATGCAGCCAAAACCAATACGCCCCTTCGCCGTGTCAATAAAAAGGCTGCAGCCTATATCAACGAAATTGCAGCCAATTATAATTTAAGGGTGATCAACTTTCTCAACTGGATCCTGACATGGGTATTTCACAATATCTTTGAAGGCTTGTCCGTTAACCAGGATGAAATCAACCGGATGCGTGAAAAATACACCCAGGCCCCCCTGATCCTCATCCCCTGCCATAAGAGCCATTTGGATTACCTGCTCTTGCCCTATGTCATGTTTAAAAACAATATGCCCTGCCCCCATATTGCCGCGGGCAAAAATCTGTCTTTCTGGCCCTTGGGACCCATATTCCGAGGCGGGGGCGCTTTTTTCCTGAGACGGACCTTTAAGGGAGCAGAGCTTTATACTAGAATCTTTGCCGCCTACCTTGAAAAACTTTTATACGAAGGATTTAATATAAAAATCTATATTGAAGGGGGCAGAAGCCGGACCGGAAAATTGTTAAGCCCCAGACCCGGCGGACTTGCCATGATCATCAAGGCCTATCTTAACGGGACCTGTGATGATCTTTACTTTGTTCCCATCTATGTAGGCTATGACAGGGTATTGGAGGAAGATGCCTATTTAAAAGAGATTGAAGGCGGCCAAAAAAGCCCTGAAACCCTAAAAGGACTTTTGAACACCCGAAAATTTCTCAAGAAAAAATATGGAAAAGTATATCTCAAATTTGATGAGCCCCTTTCCATGAACGGATATCTCAAAGAAAAAAACATTAACCTAAAGCGGGCAACCCAGACCGAATACATGGACTTTGTCAAGGGATTCGGCTACAAGATGATCAATGCCATTAACGAGAATACCGTGGCCACCCCCCACGGCATTATTGCCTCGGCCATCCTCAATTGCTCGAAAAACACCTTTACCCAGAAACAGATGCTTGAGCGGGTCAACACCTATATGAACCTGCTGACCTTTAACAATGCCTATTTGTCAGACACCCTGATCATGGATCAGGACAATGCCTTTGATTCGGTGATCCAAAATTTTCTGTCCAGAAACTTTATTGAACTGGCCGACGAGGATGAAGAGGAAATCACGGATATCACCGCCCTGATTGTCAAACATAATAAAAGAGCCATCCTGGACTACTATAAGAACTCGGTGATCTGCTTTTTTGTTCCTGCGGCCTATACTGCGGTGGCCATTCTTGAAACAGACCAGTTTAAATTTGTTCTTTCAGACCTGGTGCTTCGGTATAAATTCTTGTTAAAAATGTTTACGGACGAGTTTTCATTTGACGAGGAAATCACGGCAGAAGAAAAAATTTCCCTGGTGGTCAAAGGATTTATCAATGAAGGGATCCTGGTGCCCGACCCTGACATGGCAGACCAGCTGAACCTGACCTCGGAAGGCCTTAGAAAACTCAAATGGTTTGCTGCCTTTTTGATTCCCTTTTTAGAATCCTATAAAACCTGTCTGCTTTTCCTGGAAAAGAAAAAAACAGACAAGTACGATGTCAAAGAAAGGGCCAAAAAAATACTCTCGTTTGGCGGCAAATTATACAAGCGAAACCAGGTGGTGAGAAAAGAATCCATTTCCCTGATCAATTACCGGAATGCAGCCAATTATTTTGCCAGAAACAATATTAACGGGTCAGGAGACCAGATCCAAATTGATGAGTACAAAACGATCATTGACCGGCTGTCCCGCCTGATTGCAGGTTGA
- a CDS encoding ribonuclease HI gives MSFKGNKVWVAHDSKNSLLLKKDRALIKYNLNQDYDYWVHENALKPEDQAVPAGQKKKKEQTLSPEQDPDVRHCIRIYTDGASSGNPGPSGIGVLLVYKDNRKEISECIGTATNNIAELAAIRRALSCLKRKDLPIRIYTDSAYAVGLLTQKWHPRANQGLANEIKAMLSTFDDIALIKVKGHAGIKENEVADFLATSAKKKGPS, from the coding sequence ATGAGCTTTAAGGGCAATAAGGTATGGGTGGCCCATGATTCAAAAAACAGCCTTCTTTTGAAAAAAGACAGAGCATTGATCAAGTATAATCTAAACCAGGATTATGACTATTGGGTACATGAAAACGCGCTTAAACCTGAAGACCAGGCCGTGCCGGCCGGCCAGAAAAAGAAAAAGGAACAAACCCTCTCCCCTGAACAAGATCCTGATGTGCGACATTGCATCCGTATCTATACAGACGGGGCATCATCCGGAAATCCGGGGCCTTCGGGCATCGGGGTGCTGCTCGTCTATAAAGACAATAGAAAAGAAATCTCAGAGTGTATCGGGACGGCTACCAACAATATCGCAGAGCTTGCTGCCATCCGCAGAGCCTTGTCCTGCCTTAAACGGAAAGATCTGCCAATTCGAATTTACACGGATTCTGCCTATGCCGTTGGCTTGCTGACTCAAAAATGGCACCCACGGGCAAACCAGGGTCTTGCCAATGAAATCAAGGCCATGCTCAGCACATTTGATGACATTGCCCTGATCAAAGTCAAGGGCCACGCCGGGATCAAGGAGAATGAAGTGGCGGATTTTCTGGCCACCTCGGCCAAAAAAAAAGGGCCGTCATAA